In uncultured Bacteroides sp., the following proteins share a genomic window:
- a CDS encoding RNA polymerase sigma-70 factor, with translation MINDLLLLNRIKNGDVQAFEKLFRSYYKPLCYYADSFLNDMDSAEEIVQNLFYMLWKDRADLQIRLSVKSYLFQSVQNKAFSHLKHLQVMDVYRDKVIQEEFETSNLSPVDELEYRELESKFTSLLQRLPERQRRIFCMNRFGGKKYSEIAQELSVSIKTVEADISKVLVILRKELKHYNQ, from the coding sequence ATGATAAATGATTTGCTCCTCCTTAACAGGATAAAAAATGGCGATGTACAGGCTTTCGAAAAATTATTTCGATCATACTATAAGCCGCTTTGCTATTATGCAGATTCTTTCCTCAATGATATGGATAGTGCTGAAGAGATTGTTCAGAACTTATTCTATATGTTATGGAAGGACAGAGCAGATTTACAAATAAGGCTTTCAGTGAAATCTTACTTGTTTCAGTCGGTCCAGAATAAAGCTTTCAGTCACCTTAAGCACCTTCAGGTAATGGATGTTTATCGTGATAAAGTAATTCAGGAAGAGTTTGAAACAAGTAACCTTTCACCGGTTGATGAACTGGAATACAGAGAATTGGAAAGCAAATTTACATCTTTACTTCAACGATTGCCAGAGCGACAGCGAAGGATATTCTGCATGAACCGTTTCGGCGGTAAAAAGTATAGTGAGATTGCTCAGGAACTATCTGTCTCAATAAAAACAGTGGAAGCGGATATTAGTAAAGTACTCGTAATCCTGCGTAAGGAGTTGAAACATTATAATCAATGA
- a CDS encoding carboxypeptidase-like regulatory domain-containing protein, which produces MKRLCLFLIFTVIILSPMWPENGGDSLSKHIRIEKRKDTVYELLNYIGDVSGFYFIYDSKIIDNEKKAKLPGGSYSIREAINFVLQSDSYTLRTLDRYILINKANASSSHKEGAFASKNKDSVSYKQISGTVLEKMSQSPIPYCSVGFEGTGIGTITNNNGKFVLRVPDSLLTDKLHISHIGYESQRIPIAFMQNNPSNIYLSARIVPLQEVIFRLVNPRKIVKEALEARDHLYLDKPSYFTSFYREGIMRKNELFKLTEAVFKVYKQSYNHSLSSDQVKLLKMRKITNNAVKDSILLKMKAGVEASLLLDLMKNVPDFLEINDKNIYDYTKIDMTEIDSRMAHVISFEQKKGVTEPYLRGKLFIDSENSALLCAQLEVNPQYIDKAEDQFVVRRGKNVKIHPQQIVYTVSYKELDGKYYMNHVRGDLVFKMKGRGQLFYNSMHIFFEMVTCKVDTINVQPFPREERLPVRKIFSEESFAYDNNFWGDFNVILPEENINKNLSRITSKIEESGE; this is translated from the coding sequence ATGAAACGTTTGTGCCTTTTCCTAATCTTTACTGTGATCATCCTTTCTCCAATGTGGCCGGAGAACGGAGGCGATTCGTTAAGTAAGCACATTCGCATTGAGAAACGAAAAGACACTGTTTATGAGTTGCTGAATTACATTGGCGACGTGTCGGGTTTCTATTTTATCTACGACAGCAAGATTATCGATAACGAAAAGAAAGCAAAACTTCCCGGCGGCTCGTACTCTATCCGCGAGGCTATTAATTTTGTTTTGCAGAGTGACAGCTATACCCTAAGAACGCTTGACCGCTATATCCTTATTAATAAAGCAAATGCATCTTCTTCGCATAAGGAGGGTGCATTTGCTTCTAAGAATAAAGATAGTGTGTCTTATAAACAAATCTCGGGAACTGTTCTTGAAAAGATGTCTCAATCTCCTATTCCTTATTGCTCTGTGGGCTTTGAAGGAACTGGCATCGGAACCATAACTAATAACAATGGCAAGTTTGTACTAAGGGTTCCCGATTCTCTGCTCACCGATAAATTGCATATTTCTCATATTGGCTATGAATCTCAAAGGATTCCAATTGCTTTTATGCAGAATAATCCCTCAAATATTTACCTATCGGCACGTATTGTTCCTCTTCAGGAAGTAATCTTTCGTCTTGTAAATCCCCGGAAGATTGTAAAAGAAGCACTTGAGGCGCGTGATCATCTGTATCTGGATAAACCATCTTACTTTACATCCTTCTACCGAGAAGGGATCATGCGTAAAAATGAATTGTTTAAACTTACCGAGGCTGTGTTTAAGGTTTACAAGCAGAGCTATAATCATTCTTTGTCTTCAGACCAGGTAAAGCTTCTTAAGATGCGCAAGATTACCAATAATGCAGTGAAAGATTCTATCCTTCTGAAGATGAAGGCAGGAGTTGAAGCTTCATTGTTACTGGATTTGATGAAGAATGTTCCCGACTTTCTGGAAATTAATGACAAGAATATATATGACTATACCAAGATTGATATGACAGAAATAGACTCTCGCATGGCTCACGTAATTTCCTTTGAACAGAAAAAGGGAGTTACTGAACCATATCTGAGAGGAAAGTTGTTTATTGATTCCGAAAATTCAGCATTACTTTGTGCACAGTTGGAGGTTAATCCCCAGTATATTGATAAAGCGGAAGATCAGTTCGTTGTAAGACGCGGTAAGAATGTGAAGATTCACCCTCAGCAGATTGTATATACCGTGTCGTACAAAGAGCTTGACGGCAAATATTACATGAATCACGTAAGGGGCGATTTAGTATTTAAGATGAAGGGAAGGGGACAGCTATTTTATAATTCCATGCATATTTTCTTTGAGATGGTTACCTGTAAGGTAGACACCATCAATGTGCAGCCGTTCCCTCGTGAAGAAAGATTGCCGGTACGAAAGATTTTTTCGGAAGAGAGCTTTGCTTATGATAATAATTTCTGGGGAGACTTTAATGTGATTCTCCCTGAGGAAAATATCAATAAAAATCTCTCCCGAATTACTTCTAAAATAGAAGAATCGGGAGAATAG
- the ispE gene encoding 4-(cytidine 5'-diphospho)-2-C-methyl-D-erythritol kinase — protein sequence MIVFPNAKINLGLNITEKRPDGYHNLETVFYPVHIEDALEIVPLKDSDKEFELHVSGTPVAGNPEENLVVKAYRLLKERFNLPPVSIYLHKHIPSGAGMGGGSADGAFMLKLLNDKFSLGLSEEELEVIASQLGADCPFFIRNKPTFASGTGNIFYPINISLKGLYILIIKPEIFVSTREAFSLITPAFPEKRITEVIQQPVEEWKDSLVNDFEKSVFAQHPEIGEAKNKLYEAGAIYASMSGSGSSLFGIFNAPVDKPEVIFPDYFIWQGQL from the coding sequence ATGATAGTATTCCCAAACGCCAAAATAAACCTCGGCCTTAATATCACAGAAAAGCGTCCCGATGGTTATCATAATTTAGAAACTGTTTTTTATCCTGTTCATATAGAAGATGCTTTAGAGATTGTTCCTCTGAAAGATTCTGATAAGGAATTTGAATTGCACGTATCAGGAACTCCGGTAGCCGGAAATCCTGAGGAGAATCTGGTTGTGAAAGCCTATAGATTACTAAAAGAGAGATTCAACCTGCCGCCGGTCTCTATCTATCTTCATAAACATATTCCTTCGGGAGCAGGCATGGGTGGAGGTTCTGCCGACGGGGCTTTTATGCTGAAGCTGCTTAACGATAAGTTCTCTCTAGGTTTATCAGAGGAAGAGCTGGAAGTTATTGCTTCTCAATTAGGAGCCGACTGCCCCTTCTTTATCAGGAACAAGCCAACCTTTGCAAGCGGAACTGGCAATATTTTCTATCCGATAAATATCTCATTAAAAGGATTATATATACTCATAATTAAACCGGAGATTTTTGTTTCTACACGTGAAGCTTTTTCTCTAATTACTCCCGCTTTCCCAGAAAAAAGAATCACAGAGGTAATACAACAACCGGTGGAAGAATGGAAAGATAGTCTGGTAAACGACTTTGAAAAGAGTGTGTTTGCTCAGCATCCCGAGATTGGAGAAGCCAAGAATAAGCTATACGAAGCAGGAGCTATCTATGCTTCTATGTCGGGTTCAGGATCTTCATTATTTGGAATATTCAACGCACCCGTAGACAAGCCGGAAGTTATTTTCCCAGATTATTTTATCTGGCAAGGACAGTTATAA
- a CDS encoding FecR family protein, translating into MFRKEPNTDLAWSALYSRLENDSLLNKEDYSVKQKKKILPVYWAAACVIALISATVVFFYHSDKEVSDLLTLQNTDSGNILVKTLGDGSTIYLASNASLSYPKSFTGSKREVALQGEALFDIAKNPKKPFLIETEKVTVRVLGTAFKVKTSGEGKFELAVQRGRVRVTEKEGGNYLEVTAGQSVTFVRNHLFKYQTADKKIFEHYTSKMRFKDETLENIVHVINQNNDSFVVLKGGLLKSSRLNVQFYNNNVNEMTQIISLALNLKREIRQDTIYISQP; encoded by the coding sequence ATGTTCAGAAAAGAACCAAATACAGACCTGGCGTGGAGCGCGCTTTATTCAAGACTGGAAAATGATAGTCTGTTGAATAAAGAAGACTATAGTGTAAAGCAGAAAAAGAAGATACTTCCTGTTTATTGGGCTGCAGCCTGTGTAATAGCTCTTATCAGTGCTACGGTTGTTTTCTTTTATCATTCTGATAAAGAGGTAAGTGATCTGCTTACGCTTCAGAATACTGACAGTGGAAACATTCTGGTAAAAACGTTGGGTGATGGGTCTACAATTTATCTGGCATCAAATGCTTCTTTAAGTTATCCAAAATCATTCACAGGTTCTAAGAGAGAGGTAGCATTGCAGGGAGAAGCTCTCTTTGATATTGCTAAAAATCCGAAAAAACCATTCCTTATTGAAACCGAGAAAGTGACTGTGCGAGTTCTTGGAACGGCTTTTAAAGTAAAAACATCTGGTGAAGGGAAGTTTGAACTTGCGGTACAACGGGGAAGAGTAAGGGTTACAGAAAAGGAGGGAGGAAACTATCTTGAGGTTACTGCCGGACAGTCTGTTACTTTTGTACGCAACCATCTCTTTAAATACCAGACAGCAGATAAAAAGATTTTTGAACATTACACTTCAAAGATGCGCTTTAAAGATGAAACTCTTGAAAATATAGTGCATGTTATCAATCAAAATAATGATTCTTTTGTTGTTCTAAAAGGAGGATTATTGAAGAGCTCAAGGCTGAATGTGCAGTTCTATAATAACAATGTGAATGAAATGACGCAAATAATTAGTCTGGCCCTCAATCTGAAGCGTGAAATCCGACAGGACACCATTTATATTTCGCAACCTTAA